The sequence CAGGCCCGCCCACTCACGCTTCACCTATCCATGGCTGCCAACAGCCTGTTGCTCTGCAAGAAGTCCACGCCCCTGGTCGAGTGGGGCAAGTCGCTCCACAAGCTCGCCAAGGGCCCCGGACATGTGGCAGTACCGGCCACCGTCTTCGCCCATTTGGGATTGACTCCTGATCCGAGCTGGGGCTGGGAAGCACCCGCGTTCGGTATGTGAAGCGCGCGGTGGGGGCGTCAGAACTCAGAATCCTGTCTTGGCACTGAAAACGAGCGCGGGAATCACGAGCCTGCCGGCGCTGCCAGAAATCGGAAACAGAATCCGGGTTGGAAGCTCGATGTCAAAGGTCAGCGTGCGTTCTCCCCTGACAAATCCCGGTCGCAGCAGGTGGTCGAGCGCGATGCTGAGCGTCGGACCCAGCCGTACTCCGTGCAGCCGCACGTTACGCTCGAGGCGCTCACCCGCAAGCAGCTTGCGCCGGCCGAGCACGACCCCGTAGCCGGCTTGCGCGCGCAGCGAGACGTTGCCCGAGCGCACAAGCACGTAGTCGCCCGCAACCCACAGCTCCAAGAGGTCTCCGGTCGCGGGCTTGTCCGTGGCGAGCTCCGAGTAACGCCGCGTCATGTTGCTCGCCAGCTCGAGCCAGCCGCGCCCGGCCGAGCTCAGCCAGCGGCCAAACCCCGCGTCGAGACCGATGCCCATGCCCCTTGCGACCGCCTGCCGGGAGGCAAACACGTAGGGGAAGAGCATGCTCGCCCGCGAGTAGATCGCGCGACCGGCCTCCCAATCCACGTTTGGAGGTGCGGCGCGCGCGAACGGCAGCCTCAGGCAGCGCGCAACGCCCCGAGCGTCTTCGACCCGTACGTCGAGTGAGCTCGGGTGCACCAGCACTTGGCCCCAAAGCGGCTCGAGAGGAAACGTAACCCAGGTACGCTCCGAATCGAGCTCGCGAAAACTGCCCTCGATATGTCCCTGCACGCCCTGCTGACAGGGCCGGCTTCGCGTCCGGGTCAGCCGCACTTCAACTGCCTTGGCACCCGGCGCATCACGCAGCTCGAAATCCACGTGCAGGGAGCCCGTTCGATCCAAGCGGGGCATGGCCTCGACACGCAACACCTCGCCGCTGGCCCAAGCCGTCCGCGCGCTCTTGGGACTCACAGGCCGGAACGTCTGCTTGTGTGCGCAGCCTGCAAGCAGCAGCACCAAGAGACCGGCGACTCGACACACCAGCCGTTCCGGTCGCGACACTGTCGATGGACGTTGGGCAGCAAGCGATTCCGCGACGTGCATCGCAACGACGCCTCCGGCACCTGCTGAGAGTCGGCCGAACGCGTGGCTCACCAGAAGCCCGCGCTCATGGAGGCCGTCAAGCCGAACACCAATGTGGCACGGGTTCCCTGGGCATGCGAGAACAGCAGCGAGACCGGCACCTCGAGCTCGAGCGCATACGAGCGGCGACCCAGATAGAAGCCGGGTCGAGCCTCGAAACGCAGGGGATAGTTGAAGATGATGCCGGTTCGTGGTCCGTGGTAGGCGATCGGTGTGGCCTTGCCTTCGGGGGTCGACGGGTTGCGTACGCCCGCCCATAGCTGGTATCCGCCATGGACGCGTACGGACCAGTCGCCTCTACGGGCAATTTCAACGTCAGCGGCCAGCGCCAAGGGAAGAACGGCCACCAGCACTTCCTCGTTCGACGGAGCGTTGATAGCGGTGCGCCCTATCACGGCTCCCCCTCCGTCCAACCAGACCCGCGTGTAGTGCCCAGCCCAGGCACCAAGACGCATCGAGGTACCCGCCGCCGGGCCAAGAAAGCTCTCTGAGCCCAGGGCGACGAGCCCCGTAAAGCCAGGAGTGATGAACCAGTCGGTGTCCACGATCCAGTCGCTGTCGGGATCGCCCTTGGCCAGAGGTACCCTTAGACAGTGCTCGGTGTCGCCTGGACCGCGCAGCTCAACGTCCACCGCGTTGGGCTTGGTGAGGATCTCTTCCCAGGCCGTATCGAGCGAGAAAATCGCCTGCGCATGCAGGCTCTCAGGTGGTCCGGCCAAATCCTCCAGCCAACCCGCTTCGCCGCTTTGGCACGGTGGTTCGTCGTGCAACCCAAGCCGCACTCCATTGACCTCCAAGTTCGCCGGCAGGCTCAGCTCGGTGTCGATCCTAAGCTTGCTCACCGGACCCTCAGCCGGCCCGATTTCGGCAGCAACCAGCTCCGCACGAGCCCCCGCAGACTCGGCCCGATGAGGCGCCACGGGTCGGTAGTAGGTGCTGCAAGCGGTTAGCGTGACCATCCATAGGGTGACCGAAACAAGACGCTTGATCATATGCTTACGATCCGAACGCCCTCACGTGCAACGAAGGGTCCGGTCGACACGCTTACGCTTGCTAGCTCGATCATCTACCTGAAGCGCGAGAGAGACGGGACCGTCTCGATTTCCGTCATAGTAGGTGGAGTGCTCGGATCGAAGGGGAAGCCCCGATCGTTGACCCTGCTGCCCTCGACCCAATCGACGGGGTCGTTCCAGAACCGCTTCCAAGTCTTGTTGGGTGTGATCTCCACCTTGTGGGCGCTGGGGTCGTCACTTCCCAGAAGCCGTGTCCTGTGGGGTCGACAAAACGTACGGGGTTGTTGGCGTTGAACGCGTAGCGGTGCAGCGCGATGGGGTTGAGCTCGTCTGGGATGGTCGGATCCGCGAACGTGAAGTGTCCCATGAGCGCATCGTAGTGTCAGGCGACAAAGTCGTACAACCCCGTTGCCTGATCGCAGATGTGCTCGTTGAAGGATTAGTCGGCCGGTCTAGACGTGCCTGCACTCGCCGTTGAAAAGCTGTTCGAAAGAGACTAGACTAGTCATATTATAAAGGCTAGAGTGGTCACTTATGAGGACTGTTTCGGTGAGCAACCTGAAGGAGAATCTATCGCGCTATATCCGCCAGGTGCGTGATGGCAGCGAGGTGCAGATCTCGAGCCACGGGCGGCCCGTTGCCAAGCTCGTCGGCCTCAAGGGCCCCGACTCAGACGCGGACCGCCGCAGGCGGCGCTTGGTGGCCAAGGGCGTCCTCAGAGCGGGAAGCGGCGACGCGTCGCCCTTGCTCGATCAGCCTCCTCTCGAGCTACCCGGCGTCGCGATCGCTGCGAGCCTCGACGAGGAGCGAGGCGATCGGGTCTAGTCCTTGAGGATTCTACGACGGATTCAAGCCGATCGGCGCCTCCGCAAGTCCGGCTTGCGCAGGCTATCAAGGGCAGTCGTGAACGGCGGGTTGGAACGTCCTCGGACGATGTTCTTGGTGGGTGCACTCGTGCTAGCCTGCGCTGGTGCG is a genomic window of Pseudomonadota bacterium containing:
- a CDS encoding type II toxin-antitoxin system Phd/YefM family antitoxin, coding for MRTVSVSNLKENLSRYIRQVRDGSEVQISSHGRPVAKLVGLKGPDSDADRRRRRLVAKGVLRAGSGDASPLLDQPPLELPGVAIAASLDEERGDRV